In Populus trichocarpa isolate Nisqually-1 chromosome 16, P.trichocarpa_v4.1, whole genome shotgun sequence, a genomic segment contains:
- the LOC18106202 gene encoding probable protein phosphatase 2C 38 — MVKPCWRPCVEDDATEKVDGLLWYKNLGNHVYGEFSMAVIQANSLMEDQSQLESGPLSSTNSGPQGTFVGVYDGHGGTEASKFINHNVFSNFKKIVSEQQDVSEITIKKAFASTEEGFLSLVKKQWLSKPHMASVGSCCLVGVICNGLLYIANAGDSRVVLGRAERGTREVTALQLSTEHNANIETVRNELRCLHPNDSQIVVQKHKVWRVKGIIQVSRSIGDAYLKKSEFNREPLQPKFRLPEPFHKPILNPEPEILVRKLQPGDRFLIFASDGLWEHLSNQEAVDIVQNFPRKGIAKMLVKAALRKAAKKREMRYTDLKRIERGVRRHFHDDISVIVVYIDSHLISRSSIGGHPLSIRGGSHYI, encoded by the exons ATGGTTAAACCTTGTTGGAGACCTTGTGTGGAGGATGATGCCACTGAGAAGGTTGATGGGTTGTTGTGGTACAAGAATTTGGGGAACCATGTTTATGGAGAGTTCTCGATGGCTGTAATTCAAGCCAATAGCTTGATGGAGGATCAAAGCCAACTTGAATCAGGGCCTTTGAGTTCAACTAATTCAGGTCCACAGGGGACTTTTGTTGGAGTATATGATGGACATGGAGGAACTGAGGCTTCAAAGTTTATCAACCACAACGTTTTCTCCAATTTCAAAA AAATTGTTTCTGAGCAACAAGATGTATCGGAAATTACTATCAAGAAGGCTTTTGCATCTACAGAAGAGGGTTTTCTTTCACTTGTGAAAAAGCAGTGGCTTAGTAAGCCCCATATGGCATCTGTTGGATCATGTTGTTTGGTGGGAGTCATATGCAATGGATTGTTATATATTGCAAATGCAGGAGACTCCCGAGTGGTTTTAGGAAGAGCAGAAAGAGGAACCAGGGAAGTTACAGCATTACAATTATCTACGGAGCACAATGCTAATATAGAAACTGTGAGAAATGAACTCCGGTGTCTGCATCCCAATGATTCACAGATTGTTGTGCAGAAGCACAAAGTTTGGCGCGTGAAGGGCATCATACAG GTTTCAAGATCCATAGGAGATGCCTATCTTAAGAAGTCAGAGTTCAACCGAGAGCCTCTACAACCAAAGTTTAGACTGCCCGAACCTTTCCACAAGCCAATCCTAAATCCAGAGCCAGAAATACTAGTGCGCAAACTCCAACCAGGAGATCGATTCCTCATATTTGCTTCTGATGGTCTATGGGAGCATCTTAGCAATCAGGAGGCTGTTGACATTGTCCAAAATTTCCCCCGGAAG GGAATTGCCAAGATGCTTGTCAAAGCTGCCCTTCGGAAAGctgcaaagaaaagagagatgaGGTACACAGATTTGAAAAGGATTGAACGAGGCGTCCGGAGACATTTTCATGATGATATTAGTGTCATAGTTGTGTATATAGATTCTCATTTGATCAGTAGAAGTTCCATCGGTGGCCATCCCTTATCGATAAGAGGAGGAAGCCACTATATCTGA
- the LOC7465285 gene encoding uncharacterized protein LOC7465285, translating to MTATGKDGKVWSVRESKKMEGEDSLRTLECLRGRLLAERQASKIAKEEAELMGNKLIELEDKLREEIKLRKKAEKKHKFLMKKLESLKIWPASEGSEKSSSSEISGFCSASSTSTAGHKDPEESESKPQVIITADSQDMKDNGSETTTSNQNICPVSDSIGETQDSNADNNLKDCSLDKSRHETVACSQDSKIDDQSSASIKASVVEMEKNAGNESDNEAYVNNSLALVPLSLPASTKKSELKVVNRSVIEVLDALRHAREQIQSSMERRHMIRVCPT from the exons ATGACAGCTACTGGGAAGGATGGCAAAGTATGGAG TGTTCGTGAAAGCAAGAAAATGGAAGGAGAGGATAGTTTGAGGACTCTAGAATGCCTGAGAGGAAGGTTGCTTGCAGAGAGACAAGCTTCAAAGATTGCTAAAGAGGAGGCAGAGCTCATGGGCAATAAG TTAATAGAGCTAGAGGACAAACTCAGAGAAGAGATCAAATTGAGGAAAAAAGCTGAAAAGAAGCATAAATTCTTGATGAAGAAGCTTGAGTCCTTGAAGATTTGGCCTGCATCAGAGGGATCAGAGAAGTCAAGTTCATCTGAGATTAGTGGATTTTGTAGCGCATCATCCACAAGTACTGCAGGCCACAAAGACCCCGAAGAATCTGAATCCAAGCCCCAAGTCATAATCACAGCAGACTCACAAGATATGAAAGACAATGGCTCTGAAACAACTacatccaatcaaaatatttgtcCTGTTTCCGATTCCATCGGAGAGACTCAAGATTCAAATGCTGACAATAACCTCAAAGATTGTTCTTTAGATAAATCAAGGCATGAAACCGTTGCATGTTCACAAGATTCAAAGATTGATGATCAAAG TTCTGCGAGCATTAAAGCATCAGTGGTGGAGATGGAGAAAAATGCAGGAAATGAGAGTGATAACGAGGCTTATGTGAATAATTCTTTGGCACTAGTCCCATTGAGTTTGCCAGCTTCTACCAAGAAAAGTGAGTTGAAGGTAGTCAATAGAAGTGTTATTGAAGTTCTTGACGCTTTAAGGCATGCCAGGGAGCAGATACAAAGCTCAATGGAGAGAAGACACATGATTAGAGTTTGCCCAACTTGA